In Corvus moneduloides isolate bCorMon1 chromosome 31, bCorMon1.pri, whole genome shotgun sequence, one DNA window encodes the following:
- the LOC116436936 gene encoding uncharacterized protein LOC116436936 has product MAARAGPVPGLLLSCGFPLTQPGGRWERGAGLGRVQSPPLAPIGRCCRQSWFWRADWSERGAARARSRRQGGRGAAEAPLAERLCGPGSGGGGRSPVRRRRSSEAAPAQVSDSEWIERPLRPSGAASSRSRGALNVLKGSGAVGPWCAGSSESPDNPCPSGVDLLVLRVLLSVLAVSLWPAAGALIPWQGLFGWALPCRGGQCLCQVLVAAAVPWVLGPPWALRFIPGGL; this is encoded by the exons ATGGCGGCTCGGGCCGGGCCCgttccagggctgctcctcagctgcgGCTTTCCCCTCACGCAGCCCGGGGGGCGCtgggagcgcggggcggggctgggccgtGTGCAGAGCCCGCCCCTCGCTCCGATTGGGCGGTGCTGCCGTCAGTCGTGGTTCTGGCGCGCTGATTGGTCGGAGCGGGGAGCAGCCCGGGCCCGGAGCCGCCGGCAGGGCGGCCGTGGCGCAGCAGAGGCGCCATTGGCGGAGCGTCTGTGCgggcccgggagcggcggcggcggccggagcccggtgaggcggcggcggagctCGGAGGCGGCCCCAGCGCAG GTCTCAGATTCGGAGTGGATCGAGAGGCCCCTGCGTCCATCAGGAGCGGCCTCGTCTCGATCCAGAGGCGCCCTGAATGTTCTCAAGGGCTCTGGTGCGGTGGGTCCctggtgtgctgggagctctgagAGCCCTGACAATCCATGTCCATCAGGGGTGGACttgctggtgctgagggtgctgctgtctgtgcttgcagtgtccttgtggcctgcagctggagccctgaTTCCTTGGCAGGGGCTGTTTGGGTGGGCTCTGCCGTGCCGAGGAGGGCAATGCCTGTGCCAGGTGCTTGTGGCCGCCGCCGtcccctgggtgctggggccCCCTTGGGCCCTGCGGTTCATCCCTGGGGGGCTGTAG
- the LOC116436913 gene encoding zinc finger protein 239-like, with product MEEEEKPWRCRMRRGCKRSPERSKEERAPLCREGSRRSRGSSELGEKPQGGEKPHKCLECGKGFSYKSRLREHQRIHTGERPYECSEYGKRFPSSSDLLKHQRNHTDERPFRCPDCGKGFKQNSNLVTHRCIHTRERPYECPECGKGFSYNSCLIRHQRIHTGEWCYKCFECGKRFQTSSDLLVHQRIHTEERPFCCCNCGKGFNQNFQLLRHWCIHTRERPYECPECGKGFSYNSDLIRHQRIHTGERCYKCEECGKRFQRSSDLLRHQWIHTDERPFRCPDCRKGFKCNAHLIIHQRIHTRERPYECPQCGKSFSSSSALTKHQQRHR from the exons atggaggaggaggaaaagccctgGAGATGCCGCatgaggaggggctgcaaacgcagcccagagagatccaaggaggaaagagccCCCCTGTGCCGGGAAGGCAGCCGGAGATCCAGGGGGAGCTcggagctgggggagaagcctcagggtggggagaagccccacaagtgcttggaatgtgggaagggcttcagctACAAATCCCGTCTGAGGgaacaccagaggatccacaccggggagag gccctacgagtgttcTGAGTATGGGAAGAGGTTTCCAAGCAGCTCCGATCTCCTCAAGCATCAGAGGAATCACACAgatgagaggcccttccgctgccctgACTGCGGGAAGGGCTTCAAGCAAAACTCCAACCTCGTCACCCACCGGTGCATCCACACCagggagaggccctacgagtgtcctgagtgtgggaagggcttcagctACAACTCCTGCCTGATCCggcaccagaggatccacactggggaatgGTGCTACAAGTGTTttgagtgtgggaagaggtttcagaccAGCTCCGATCTCCTCGTACATCAGCGGATTCACACAGAGGAGAggcccttctgctgctgcaactgtgggaagggcttcaatCAAAACTTCCAACTCCTCAGGCACTGGTGCATCCACACCagggagaggccctacgagtgtcctgagtgtgggaagggcttcagctACAACTCCGACCTGATCCggcaccagaggatccacactggggaacggTGCTACAAGTGTgaggagtgtgggaagaggtttcagagGAGCTCCGATCTCCTCAGACATCAGTGGATTCACACAgatgagaggcccttccgctgccctgactgcaggaagggcttcaaATGCAACGCCCACCTCATCATCCACCAGCGCATCCACACCagggagaggccctacgagtgtccccagtgtgggaagagcttctccagcagctctgccttgacCAAACACCAACAGAGGCACCGCTAA